Proteins encoded within one genomic window of Empedobacter falsenii:
- a CDS encoding endonuclease/exonuclease/phosphatase family protein gives MKQNLATIAFYNVENFYSKSSDESFLPSNFIKWKDNRYDTKVNKIAFCISKIGKLETNELPYLVGLAEVENEEVLEDLIQNDFLKDGDYKTLLYESLDERKINVGLIYRQQFFEVLESEPIRFIFKDQYDTKSYTRDILYVKGNLVGEIIHLFIVHLPSKIDKEINQLKRQHIFKTIRKRINDLLTENYSAKIVVMGDFNDAPTNSDLIDELDTRSKQEEINRNELFNPMVSLQSYKRGSMIFKKQWMLFDQQIFSKGFFTSHTNLEYIKTDIFDADFLKNTGGKSTGSPFRTFLGRKYFGGYSDHFPVYTILKY, from the coding sequence TTGAAACAAAATTTAGCGACAATCGCATTTTATAATGTCGAAAATTTTTATTCTAAATCTTCAGACGAATCTTTTTTGCCCAGTAATTTTATCAAATGGAAAGATAATCGTTATGATACAAAGGTGAATAAGATTGCATTTTGCATCTCTAAAATTGGTAAATTAGAAACAAATGAATTGCCATATTTGGTTGGTTTGGCTGAGGTTGAAAATGAAGAAGTTTTAGAAGATTTGATTCAAAATGATTTTTTGAAAGATGGCGATTATAAAACACTTTTATATGAATCATTAGACGAAAGAAAAATAAATGTTGGATTAATTTATCGTCAACAATTTTTTGAAGTTTTAGAAAGCGAACCAATTAGATTTATCTTTAAAGATCAGTATGATACAAAATCTTATACACGAGATATTTTATATGTGAAAGGAAATTTAGTTGGCGAAATTATTCATCTTTTTATTGTTCATTTACCTTCTAAAATTGATAAAGAAATCAATCAATTAAAACGTCAACATATTTTTAAAACGATTCGAAAAAGAATTAACGATTTGTTAACCGAAAATTATTCGGCAAAAATTGTTGTGATGGGAGATTTTAATGATGCTCCAACAAATTCTGACTTAATTGATGAATTGGATACTCGTTCTAAACAAGAAGAAATAAACAGAAACGAATTATTCAATCCAATGGTCAGTCTACAATCGTATAAAAGAGGTTCGATGATCTTTAAGAAACAATGGATGTTATTCGATCAACAGATTTTTTCGAAAGGATTTTTTACTTCTCACACAAATTTAGAATATATAAAAACAGATATTTTTGATGCTGATTTTTTGAAGAATACAGGCGGAAAATCTACAGGTTCGCCATTCAGAACTTTTCTTGGTAGAAAATATTTCGGTGGATATAGCGATCATTTTCCCGTTTATACCATTTTAAAATATTAA
- a CDS encoding Lrp/AsnC ligand binding domain-containing protein: MRIHENGQVEIDGIDKLILNAFMDNANMPVSQLAKELGISNTAVHQRIKKLEASGVIDSTKVIVNPTILGYSTMSFVGVFMDKPSSYKLVVKALEEIPEVVEAHFTTGNYGIFLKILSRDNLHLMNVLNKKIQQIDGVTRTETIISLEQPIDRQIKL; this comes from the coding sequence GTGAGAATCCACGAAAATGGTCAGGTTGAGATTGACGGAATCGATAAGTTGATTCTGAATGCCTTTATGGACAATGCTAACATGCCTGTTTCGCAATTAGCAAAAGAATTAGGTATATCAAATACGGCAGTTCATCAACGTATCAAGAAATTAGAAGCTTCTGGTGTGATTGATTCAACTAAAGTAATTGTAAATCCAACAATTTTAGGTTATTCAACGATGTCATTTGTTGGTGTTTTTATGGACAAACCTTCTTCTTATAAATTAGTTGTGAAAGCTTTGGAAGAGATTCCAGAAGTAGTGGAAGCTCATTTTACAACGGGAAATTACGGGATTTTCCTTAAAATTTTGAGTCGTGATAATCTACATTTAATGAATGTGTTGAACAAAAAAATTCAGCAAATTGATGGCGTTACACGTACAGAAACTATAATTTCGTTGGAGCAACCAATAGATAGACAAATAAAACTTTAA
- the deoC gene encoding deoxyribose-phosphate aldolase — MNINQYLDSTYLKTPEQAGISNSDTLEMVHKLAQEAIDNDIYAVMIRPDYVRSVRELLDEKKSNVVLGTVIGFPEGTYDLNEKLREAQKAIADGADELDFVVNYEAFKKGDSDKVKEEVEAATLVALREGKVVKWIIETAALTDEQIVGITQLIRDTVLEKAGEENASKVFVKSSTGFYKTENGEPNGANEHVIKLMLENSGSLPVKASGGVRTTEEAEKMIALGVKRIGTSSALAIVKGEQGAKGY, encoded by the coding sequence ATGAATATTAATCAATATTTAGACTCGACGTATCTTAAAACACCTGAACAAGCAGGTATTTCGAATTCTGATACATTAGAGATGGTGCATAAGTTAGCACAAGAAGCTATTGATAATGATATCTATGCGGTAATGATTCGTCCTGATTATGTAAGATCAGTTCGTGAATTATTGGATGAGAAAAAATCGAATGTTGTTTTGGGAACTGTAATTGGTTTTCCTGAAGGGACTTACGATTTGAATGAAAAGTTGAGAGAAGCGCAAAAAGCAATTGCTGATGGAGCCGATGAATTAGATTTTGTAGTAAACTACGAAGCGTTCAAAAAAGGTGATAGTGATAAAGTAAAAGAAGAAGTAGAAGCTGCAACATTAGTCGCATTGCGTGAAGGTAAAGTTGTAAAATGGATTATCGAAACTGCTGCTTTAACAGATGAACAGATTGTTGGTATAACACAATTAATTCGTGATACTGTTTTAGAGAAAGCAGGTGAAGAAAATGCATCAAAAGTTTTTGTAAAATCTTCTACAGGTTTTTATAAAACTGAAAATGGAGAACCAAATGGAGCAAACGAGCATGTTATTAAATTGATGCTTGAAAATTCAGGTTCGCTTCCAGTGAAAGCTTCTGGCGGAGTTCGCACGACAGAAGAAGCTGAAAAAATGATCGCTTTAGGCGTGAAAAGAATTGGAACATCATCTGCTTTAGCGATTGTAAAAGGAGAGCAAGGAGCAAAAGGTTATTAG
- a CDS encoding helix-turn-helix domain-containing protein — protein MLLNNRKVYNNLVFDVGITAFELNDILHTEKLRKELSVDEYFGIIWSGSKKFVHKINGKEYSIPKNHFLFIAPNISQEFVKQTTRTDAYYIVFKQEFYSKSIEENLKLENSTLFSRDIINIVENTICSAPIFEANYLQYFFTAFENELDMKLAHNLLERIIINGQMETFDMQSQFIQDDFDVELATKFKKLLQENVKENKQVSFYSDKLFITKRRLDKATQIVFGKTAKGMIVEELMKNAKILLVNSKMSIKEIALELNFLQETNFTAFFKKNTGISPTKFRQSTPN, from the coding sequence ATGTTGTTGAATAATCGTAAAGTTTATAATAATTTGGTTTTTGATGTAGGTATAACTGCATTTGAATTGAATGATATCCTACATACAGAAAAATTGAGAAAAGAGTTATCTGTTGATGAGTATTTTGGAATAATCTGGTCTGGTTCTAAAAAATTTGTTCATAAAATAAATGGAAAAGAATATTCGATTCCTAAAAACCATTTTCTTTTTATAGCTCCCAATATCTCTCAAGAATTTGTGAAACAAACTACTCGTACTGATGCTTATTATATTGTTTTTAAACAAGAATTTTATTCAAAATCAATCGAAGAGAACTTGAAGTTAGAAAATTCTACACTTTTTTCGCGAGATATTATAAATATTGTTGAGAATACAATTTGTTCTGCTCCAATTTTTGAGGCTAATTATTTGCAATATTTCTTTACTGCATTCGAAAATGAATTAGATATGAAGCTTGCTCATAATCTTTTGGAACGTATTATTATCAATGGTCAAATGGAAACATTTGATATGCAAAGCCAATTTATACAAGATGATTTTGATGTAGAACTTGCGACAAAATTCAAAAAACTTTTGCAAGAAAATGTCAAGGAAAATAAACAAGTATCTTTTTACAGTGATAAACTTTTTATTACAAAAAGAAGGTTAGATAAAGCAACTCAAATCGTTTTTGGAAAAACAGCAAAAGGAATGATTGTTGAAGAATTGATGAAAAATGCAAAGATTTTATTAGTCAACTCAAAAATGTCAATAAAAGAGATTGCGCTGGAACTCAATTTCCTTCAAGAAACCAATTTTACTGCGTTTTTTAAGAAAAACACGGGGATTTCTCCGACTAAATTCAGACAAAGCACTCCGAATTAA
- a CDS encoding fimbrial biogenesis chaperone yields the protein MKVLRFLTIVSFLALIISTKISAQSGISVSPPRTYFALNPGESERKKIMVTNVSDVHTLELSVSFNDWKYDEFGGNVVSEPNTLPTSNANWITVLPSNTFTLLPKESKEIEVLMQVPEKINAESVHTAMMYITQTNPIAGQNKSGENIIFSIRTGIKIYQRLNIARDTNVEFTNFVYDKTENRLVLNISNEGNVWSEGTIRNEIINQENGQQIKLQDAVFYSLPNDKRIVYIPLPKDLPKGSYIVTSTLSFEKDDQLKIAELTFSNDK from the coding sequence ATGAAAGTTCTTCGTTTTTTAACAATCGTTTCTTTTTTAGCATTAATCATTTCAACTAAGATTAGTGCACAATCAGGTATTTCTGTAAGTCCACCAAGGACTTATTTTGCGTTAAATCCTGGTGAGTCTGAGCGTAAAAAGATTATGGTAACCAATGTAAGTGATGTACATACATTAGAGTTGTCTGTTTCTTTTAATGATTGGAAGTATGATGAGTTTGGAGGTAATGTAGTCTCTGAACCTAATACTTTACCAACAAGTAATGCAAACTGGATCACAGTTTTACCAAGTAATACATTTACACTTTTGCCAAAAGAATCGAAAGAAATAGAAGTTCTGATGCAAGTTCCAGAAAAGATAAATGCAGAGAGTGTGCATACAGCAATGATGTACATCACGCAAACAAATCCGATTGCTGGACAAAATAAAAGTGGAGAAAATATTATATTCTCGATTCGTACAGGTATCAAAATTTATCAACGATTAAATATTGCACGTGATACAAATGTAGAGTTTACAAATTTTGTTTACGATAAAACTGAAAATCGTTTGGTGCTTAATATTTCGAATGAAGGAAATGTTTGGAGCGAAGGAACGATTAGAAATGAAATCATTAATCAAGAAAATGGTCAACAAATAAAATTGCAAGATGCAGTTTTTTATAGTTTACCAAATGATAAAAGAATTGTATATATACCATTGCCAAAGGATTTGCCAAAAGGTTCGTATATTGTTACCTCAACTTTAAGTTTTGAGAAAGATGATCAATTGAAAATTGCTGAATTGACGTTCTCAAATGATAAATAA